A stretch of DNA from Sphingomonas sp. SORGH_AS_0879:
CGCGGGGGAAGCAAATATCTGATTGCGTCTCCGCGGCAGTCACCGAGTCGTGATCTTGATACTTATCAATTCCGCCGAGAGTGGGTCCTAATTCATCGGAATAACGGACTCTTTTTCTCGGAACGTCCTCCATCGGCGCGACGTTGGGGCATCCCATGTCAAAAACCGAAAGCAGTCTTTTTCCCGCCAGCGACCCTAGCGAGCCGGAGTCGGCGGCGCTGTTACGCGCCCATGTCGCGGCGGCGGATTTTCCCTGTGTCGGCGCGAAGGCGGCGATGGCGCGCGGAACGCTGGAAATCCTGGGCGCGCGCGATATCGCCAGCGCCTGGGACGACCTGCGCATCCATGACAGCCTGCGCCGTTTCGCCGAGCGTTACCGTGCCGAACCGCAACTCTTCCGCAGCCTGGCGGTGGTGTTCGCGGGGCCGGAGCGACTGGACGAGGCCGCATTCGAGCGGTCGGTCTGGGCGCGTATCCAGTCCCTGTCGGACAAGGATGTCTGGCTGGGACAGGATTGGGACAAGCGCGTCAGTTCCAACCCCGACGATCCGCATTTCTCGCTGTCCTTCGGCGGCGAAGCCTTTTTCGTCGTGGGTCTGCATCCGAATGCCAGCCGACCGGCGCGCCGTTTCCCGCGCCCGGCGATGATCTTCAATCTGCACGACCAGTTCGAGACGCTGCGCGCGCAGGGCAAATATGAAACGATGCGCGAGAAGATCATGATGCGAGACGAGGCTTTGGCAGGGTCGCGCAACCCGATGCTCGCACGGCATGGCGAGTTGAGCGAAGCGCGGCAATATAGTGGTCGCGTGGTCGAGGAGGGGTGGCGCTGTCCCTTCCATTATGCGGGCTCGGCGGCCGGGGCCGATCGGTGAGCGCCGATACGGTCGAAATCCCGCCGCGCAGCGGTGACGCCTTTCGCATGGCCAAGGGCGACAGCCTGACCGTGATCGACCCACGCGGGCGACAGGTCGCGGACCTGCTGGCGTTCAACGCGGACGATCTGGACGAGGTGATCTCCTCAGGGCGGACGCTCGACTATGCCGAGACGATCCGGCTGACGATGGGGCATAAGCTCTATTCCAACCGGTCGCGGGTGATGTTGGAGATCGTCGCCGATACGGTCGGGATGCATGATTTCCTGCTGACGCCATGCTCGGTCGACACGTTCGACCATTTCTATCCCGACCTGCCGCGCCATCGCGGCTGCTTCGGCAATCTGGCGGCGGCGCTGGAACCCTATGGCGTCGTGCCGGACCGGATACCGGTGGCGTTCAACTGTTTCATGAACGTGCCGGTCGACGGGACCACGGGCAAGCTGGAGGTGCTGCCGCCGCTCAGCGGGCCAGGGGACCATATCCGGTTCGTGGCGCATATGGATCTGGTGATCGGGTTGACGGCATGTTCGGCACCCGCTTCCAATGGCGGGTCGTTCAAGCCGATCCGGTATAGGGTGGAGCGCCCCTAAATCCTCCCCGGCGCGGGGAGGGGGACCGCCGCGAAGCGGTGGTGGAGGGGGATCGCCACAAGGGACTCCTTGCGAGGAAGCCCCCCCTCCGTAAGCGCTACGCGCTGCCACCTCCCCGTGCCGGGGAGGAATTCTTACCGCTTGCACGTATCCGCTGCACCCGGATCGAGGTCCAGGCAGCGCCCGTCCACACCCGGCATCGGCAGGCCGATCGTCGCGGCCAGCGTGGGGGCGATATCGACCGTCTCGACCGATAGCGGCTGCTCGAACCCGCTCATCCCCTTGCGCCAGAACAGGATCGGCACGCGCCGGTCATAGTCCCAGGGCGAGCCATGCGTCTCGACATAGCCCGGCGCGGGTTCCTCGATCGTCGTCACGCGCGGCTTGAGCAGGATCAGCAGGTCGCCCGAACGGGTCGGGTCATAGGAAGACCGCGCCTTTTCCTTCAGCGTCCAGGTTTCCGGCGGCGTCGTCGGCCAGGGCGTCGCGGCGATCTCGTCACGGGTCAGCGCGGCGGCGACCTGCGGCAGCGCCTCGTAGCGGCGCTTGGCCTCGGCGAGCACCTTGGCGCGGGTCGCGGGCGGCAGGTCGCGGTTGATATAGATGTCGCCCTCGGCGCTCATCATGATGGGCGGGGTGTTGGACAGGCCAAGGGTCTGTGCGACGATGGCAGCCATCGCCTTGGTCTTGGCCTCGGGCGCGACATGGCTTTCCATCGGCATGGCGCGGATCTGCTGCCGCTCGGTCATGTCGTGCGCGCCGTGGTCGGCGGTCAGCATCACCTCATAATCGACGCCCGTGGCGTCCAGCACCTCGAAGAAGCCCGCCAGCGAGCGGTCCAGTTCGGCCATCTGGATGCACATTTCCGACCCCTGCGTGCCCAGCGCATGGCCGATATAATCGGTCGCGGACAGGCCAACGGACAGGATGTCGGTCTGCGGCCCCTGGCCCAGCTTCATGTCCTGCACGAAGCCCGCCGCCATGGCGAGTACGGCGGCATCGGCGGCGGGGGAGATGCGGAACGCCTTCAGGTCGCCCGCCGCGCGCTGGAACCGGCCGGTGCCCAGAGTCTGGCTCCCCACCGTGATCGCCCGGTCGAGCGGCTTGCAGAAACCGGGCAGCGGCAATGCTTCCTGCGGGCGGGCGATCAGGTCGGCCACCGCCTTGCGCGTGCGCTCCACCACTGGCGGCACGGCGCGTCCGGCATAGGAGACATAGGTCTTGCCGTCCCACCACCAGATCTCATCCATCTTGTGCCCGCCCATCATCACGGCGGCGCGGTCCTTCCCCGCGACGGAGACGGTACGCACGCGGGGATCGGCGGTCTTCATCCGCTCGCCCAGCGTAGGCACCTTCAGATGCTTGTCGGAGACGATGTAATTATTATGGTCCTGACCCGGAACGCTCTCATCCTCCGAGCAATAGACGATCTTGTCCGTGCGTCCGACCGTCTGGTCGATCCAGTTGTTGGCGATGATCCCGGTATGGGCGGGGCGATAGCCGGTCAGGATGGTCGAGTGGCCGGGGCAGGTCTCCGTCGCGGCATGGCTCTGATAGCCCGAGGGGAAGACCGCGCCAGTCAGGAGCCGCGCCATGCCGCCGGTGAAATGGTTGCGATATTGCTGGAACAGGTCCGCCGAGAACTGGTCGACCGAGATCGCCACGATCAGCTTGGGCGGAGTCGTGGGGAAGGGGGCCTGTGGCGTCGCGGGGGACGTGGCGACGGACGCGGGCGCGCTGCCGGGTTCCGGGCTGGCCGTCTGCGCGAAGGCGGGGGCGGCGATCAGGGCGGCGGAGGCGAAAAGCGCGGCAGTCAGGGACTTCATGGGCAACCTTGATGCAATGCGGGAACAGGCCCGCTATGGAACCCCAAATGGGGTTAGGGCAAGGTCGGTCGATGCGCGGTTGGTTTTACATCCTGATGACGGCCCTGTTCATGGTCCTGGGTTTCGCCCTGGCCCCTGAACCGGCCATGGCGGAGAGCGGCCCCCCGGCGGCCCCCGGTGCGATCCATCTGCCGATGCGCCTGGTCGCCGAGAGCGCCATACCGGCGGCAGGTGGGCCGGTGACGCTGGCCATCGTGGCGACTCCGGACAAGGGCTGGCACGGCTATTGGAAGAATGGCGGCGATGCGGGCCTGCCGACCGAGGCGCACTGGAGCCTGCCCAAGGGCGTGACGGCCAGCGAACTGCGCTATCCGGTGCCGGGGCGGCTGAAGATCGCGGGGCTGATGAATTATGTCTATGAGCGGCCCTTCGCGCTGCTCGTCGATCTGAAGCTGCCTGGCGGGCTGGCCAAAGGCACCGCCCTGCCGGTGATGGTAAAGCTCGACTATCTGGTCTGCACCGACACGATTTGCGTTCCCGAAAGCCAGACGCTGTCGACCCGGCTGACCGTGGGCGACGGCGCGGTCGATCCCGCCACCCGTGCCGAGTTCGACCGCTGGCGCGCCGCGCTGCCCCGGCCGCTGGGCGGGGAGGGCGTGATCGAGACCAAGGGCAAGGCGGTGCGGATCGCGGTGCCGCTCCCCGCCTCGGTCGCGGTGAAGGACGCCTATTTCTTCCCCGACCGCAGCGGGGTGATCGACCATGCCGCCGATCAGATGATGAGCCGTCAGGGCGACCGGTTGCTTCTCACCATCCCCGCCGCCGCCGTCTCCACGGCCGGGCCCGTGTCGGGTGTGCTGTCGATCGGGGAGGGCAAGGGCCTGTCCTTCGCCGCCAGGCCGGGCGCGATCGCGCAGGCGGGGGCTGGGGCGGACACCGGCTTCGGCGCGGTGGCGCTGGCCTTTCTGGGCGCGGTGCTGGGCGGGCTGCTGCTCAACATCATGCCCTGCGTCTTCCCGATCCTGAGCCTCAAGGCACTGAGCCTGGCCAAGGGTGGCGGTGGCGATGAGCGCCATGCGCGGGCGGAGGCGTTGGCCTATACGGCGGGGGTGGTGCTGGTCTGTGTCGGGCTGGGCGTCGTGCTGCTGGCGTTGCGCGCGGGCGGGCAGAGCGCGGGCTGGGCGTTCCAGTTGCAGGACCCGCGCGTGATCGGCGTGCTGCTGTTGCTGGTCGCCGCCATCGCCTTCAACCTGGCGGGGCTGTTCGAGCTGCCGACCCCCGCCTTTGCAGGCCGTTCGGGCGCGATGGGGTCGTTCGCGACCGGGGCGCTGGCGGCGTTCGTCGCGACACCCTGTTCGGGGCCGTTCATGGCCGGGGCGCTGGGCGCGGCGCTGGTCCTGCCCGCCGCCGCCGCGCTGGCGGTGTTCGCGGGGCTGGGGATCGGCATCGCGCTGCCCTTCATCGCGATCGGCTTCATCCCCGCGCTGCGGCGGCGGCTGCCCAGGCCGGGCATGTGGATGGTCCGGCTGCGCCATATCCTGTCGGTGCCGATGTTCCTGACCGCGCTCGCGCTCGCCTGGATATTGGGACAGGAGGCGGGGGTGACCGGCATGACGCTGGGCCTCGCCGCCGCGCTCATCGCCTCGCTGGGCTTCTGGTGGACGGGGCTCCGCCAGCATGGCGGCAAGGGGCGCGCGGGCTGGCCCGCCATCGCCGCCCTGGTGTTGGCGGTCGCGATCGTCGTGACCGTCAAACCCGCCGCCGCCGTGGCGAAGGCGAGCGCCGATACCGCCTTCACCGAGGCCCGATTGGAGGATTTGCGCAAGCAGAACCGCCCGGTCTTTGCTTATTTCACCGCCGACTGGTGCTTGAGCTGCAAGGTCAACGAAGCCGCCGCGATCGAGCGCGCCTCGGTGCGGGAGGCGTTCGATCGGAACAAGGTGGCGGTGCTGGTCGGAGACTGGACCGATGGCGATCCTGTTTTGGGACGGTTTATCGAGCGGCATAACCGGGCCGGGGTGCCGCTCTACCTCTATTACGCGCCCGGTGCGAAGGAACCGCAGGTGCTGCCCCAGGTGCTGACCCCGTCGATGCTGGAGAGGCTGGGCGCCTGATCCTCCCCGTGCCGGGGAGGGGGACCAGCGAAGCTGGTGGAGGGGGGCTTCCACGCAGCGAGTCATTCGGGGCACGCCCCCTCCACCCCCGCTTCGCGGCGGTCCCCCTCCCCGGCACGGGGAGGAATTGTTTTTGCCCCCCTTGCACACCCCCATCATGCGGTGCAGCATGGAACCAGGCCATTAGGGGGAGCGTAACGACCGGATGGGGACAATCGCCGCGTTCGACGAAATCATGGGGGCTTCCGGCGCTGCGGCACCGCGGCCCGAACTCTCTGCGCTGCAACGCTGGCTCGATCATACCCCCGATGGCGAACTGCGCCGCCGTCAGCAGGCGGCCGAGGCGACCTTCCGCCAACTGGGCATCACCTTCGCGGTTTATGGCGAAAGCGATGCGGCGGAGCGGATCATTCCGTTCGACATCGTACCGCGCGTCTTCCTGCCCGCGGAATGGGCGCGCCTGTCCGAAGGGCTGATCCAGCGGGTGGAGGCGATCAACGCCTTTCTCGACGACATTTATGGCGAGCGGAAGATCCTGCGCGACGGCGTGCTGCCGCCCGACCTGATCTTCGGTAATCCGCAATTCCGCCCCGAAATCGCCGGGATACGCCCGCCGCACGGGGTCTGGGCGCATATCTGCGGCATCGACCTAGTCCGCACCGGCCCGGACGATTTCTTCGTGCTGGAGGACAATGCCCGCACGCCCTCGGGCGTCAGCTATATGCTGGAGAATCGCGAGGCGATGTTGCGCCTCTGCCCCGAGTTGTTCCGCCAGTTCCGGGTGGCGGCGGTGGACAGCTATCCCGACCGTCTCCTCGCCACGATGAAGTCGGTCGCGCCGCACGGCGTCGCCGAGCCGACCTGTGTCGTCCTGACGCCGGGTCATTACAACTCCGCCTATTACGAACACAGTTTCCTGGCCGATTCGATGGGCGTCGAACTGGTCGAGGCCGCCGATCTGGTCGTGGACGACGACATCGTATGGATGCGCACCATTGCGGGGCGTGTGAAGGTCGACGTCATCTATCGCCGGGTGGACGATGATTTCCTCGATCCGCTCGTCTTCCGTCCCGATTCGATGCTGGGCGTGCCGGGGCTGATCGCGGCCTATGCGGCGGGCAATGTCGCCATCCTCAACGCGCCGGGCAACGGCATCGCCGACGACAAGGCGATCTACAGCTATATGCCCGATATCGTCCGCTATTATTCGGGCGCCGAGCCCAAGCTGAAGAATGTCGATACCTGGCGTTGCCGCGAGCCGGAGGCGCTGGCCTATGTCCTCGACCATCTGGACGAACTGGTCGTCAAGCTGGTCGACGGATCGGGCGGTTACGGGATGCTGGTCGGGCCGACCGCGACCAAGGTGCAGATCGAGCATTTCCGCGCCGCCCTGATCGCCGAGCCGCATCGCTATATCGCGCAACCGACGCTGGCGCTGTCGACCGTGCCGACGCTGGTGGAAAGCGGCGTCGCGCCGCGCCATGTCGATTTCCGCCCCTTCGTCCTGACCGGACGCAACGGCGTGGAGGTGACGCCCGGCGGCCTGACCCGCGTCGCGCTTCGCGAAGGCTCGCTGGTCGTCAATTCCAGCCAGGGCGGCGGGACCAAGGACAGCTTCGTCCTGCTCGCCCCCGAACCGGATAGCTGGGTGCATGTGCAGAGCCAGGAATCGCAGATCCAGACGCAGGGGGTGCGCTGATGCTTTCGCGTACCGCATCCTCGCTCTACTGGCTGGGGCGTTATTTCGAGCGGGCGGATTTCATCGCCCGGCTGGTCGAGGCGACCGTCCGGCTCGACGTGCTGTCGCCGCGCTCCGCGGGGCTGGCGGCCTGGGGGTCGGCACTGGCCGTCACCGATACCGCCAGCGCGTTCGCCGAGGGCGGGCGCGAGTTGCGGCGGCGGGAGGTCGCCCGCTTCCTGACGGTGGAAAGCTGCCACCCCGGTTCGATCGTCCGCTGCGTCGACATGGCGCGGACCAATGCGCGCGCCGTGCGCACCGCGCTGACCCGTGAAGCCTGGAGCGCGATCAACCGCGCCTGGCTGCATTTCGAGGCGCGACCGGCGGCGGAGGACCCGACGGCGGTGCTCAGCCTGGTCGAGGCGGTGAAGAACGAGACGCGCGGTTTCGAGGGCGCGGTGCACCGGATGCTGCGCAACCAGACGACATGGTTTATCCGGCTGGGCCAGGCGGTCGAGCGCGCGGACAACACCGCGCGCTTGCTCGACGTGAAGTATCACATCCTCCTGCCGGCGGGCGAGCGGATCGGCGGGGTGGTCGATCGCGACCAGTGGACGACGATCCTT
This window harbors:
- the gntA gene encoding guanitoxin biosynthesis heme-dependent pre-guanitoxin N-hydroxylase GntA; this encodes MSKTESSLFPASDPSEPESAALLRAHVAAADFPCVGAKAAMARGTLEILGARDIASAWDDLRIHDSLRRFAERYRAEPQLFRSLAVVFAGPERLDEAAFERSVWARIQSLSDKDVWLGQDWDKRVSSNPDDPHFSLSFGGEAFFVVGLHPNASRPARRFPRPAMIFNLHDQFETLRAQGKYETMREKIMMRDEALAGSRNPMLARHGELSEARQYSGRVVEEGWRCPFHYAGSAAGADR
- a CDS encoding circularly permuted type 2 ATP-grasp protein, with product MGTIAAFDEIMGASGAAAPRPELSALQRWLDHTPDGELRRRQQAAEATFRQLGITFAVYGESDAAERIIPFDIVPRVFLPAEWARLSEGLIQRVEAINAFLDDIYGERKILRDGVLPPDLIFGNPQFRPEIAGIRPPHGVWAHICGIDLVRTGPDDFFVLEDNARTPSGVSYMLENREAMLRLCPELFRQFRVAAVDSYPDRLLATMKSVAPHGVAEPTCVVLTPGHYNSAYYEHSFLADSMGVELVEAADLVVDDDIVWMRTIAGRVKVDVIYRRVDDDFLDPLVFRPDSMLGVPGLIAAYAAGNVAILNAPGNGIADDKAIYSYMPDIVRYYSGAEPKLKNVDTWRCREPEALAYVLDHLDELVVKLVDGSGGYGMLVGPTATKVQIEHFRAALIAEPHRYIAQPTLALSTVPTLVESGVAPRHVDFRPFVLTGRNGVEVTPGGLTRVALREGSLVVNSSQGGGTKDSFVLLAPEPDSWVHVQSQESQIQTQGVR
- a CDS encoding alpha-E domain-containing protein; amino-acid sequence: MLSRTASSLYWLGRYFERADFIARLVEATVRLDVLSPRSAGLAAWGSALAVTDTASAFAEGGRELRRREVARFLTVESCHPGSIVRCVDMARTNARAVRTALTREAWSAINRAWLHFEARPAAEDPTAVLSLVEAVKNETRGFEGAVHRMLRNQTTWFIRLGQAVERADNTARLLDVKYHILLPAGERIGGVVDRDQWTTILQTVSAVTAYRWLYSDGLKPANVIDLLIARAELPRSLAASVEETVDVLGQLARRTGQHGEADRMARVRANRMTKTRSGDVIAGGLHQFLEAFIQENAQLHGAIGRQFKFA
- a CDS encoding urea carboxylase-associated family protein, producing the protein MSADTVEIPPRSGDAFRMAKGDSLTVIDPRGRQVADLLAFNADDLDEVISSGRTLDYAETIRLTMGHKLYSNRSRVMLEIVADTVGMHDFLLTPCSVDTFDHFYPDLPRHRGCFGNLAAALEPYGVVPDRIPVAFNCFMNVPVDGTTGKLEVLPPLSGPGDHIRFVAHMDLVIGLTACSAPASNGGSFKPIRYRVERP
- a CDS encoding alkaline phosphatase family protein; amino-acid sequence: MKSLTAALFASAALIAAPAFAQTASPEPGSAPASVATSPATPQAPFPTTPPKLIVAISVDQFSADLFQQYRNHFTGGMARLLTGAVFPSGYQSHAATETCPGHSTILTGYRPAHTGIIANNWIDQTVGRTDKIVYCSEDESVPGQDHNNYIVSDKHLKVPTLGERMKTADPRVRTVSVAGKDRAAVMMGGHKMDEIWWWDGKTYVSYAGRAVPPVVERTRKAVADLIARPQEALPLPGFCKPLDRAITVGSQTLGTGRFQRAAGDLKAFRISPAADAAVLAMAAGFVQDMKLGQGPQTDILSVGLSATDYIGHALGTQGSEMCIQMAELDRSLAGFFEVLDATGVDYEVMLTADHGAHDMTERQQIRAMPMESHVAPEAKTKAMAAIVAQTLGLSNTPPIMMSAEGDIYINRDLPPATRAKVLAEAKRRYEALPQVAAALTRDEIAATPWPTTPPETWTLKEKARSSYDPTRSGDLLILLKPRVTTIEEPAPGYVETHGSPWDYDRRVPILFWRKGMSGFEQPLSVETVDIAPTLAATIGLPMPGVDGRCLDLDPGAADTCKR
- a CDS encoding protein-disulfide reductase DsbD, with amino-acid sequence MRGWFYILMTALFMVLGFALAPEPAMAESGPPAAPGAIHLPMRLVAESAIPAAGGPVTLAIVATPDKGWHGYWKNGGDAGLPTEAHWSLPKGVTASELRYPVPGRLKIAGLMNYVYERPFALLVDLKLPGGLAKGTALPVMVKLDYLVCTDTICVPESQTLSTRLTVGDGAVDPATRAEFDRWRAALPRPLGGEGVIETKGKAVRIAVPLPASVAVKDAYFFPDRSGVIDHAADQMMSRQGDRLLLTIPAAAVSTAGPVSGVLSIGEGKGLSFAARPGAIAQAGAGADTGFGAVALAFLGAVLGGLLLNIMPCVFPILSLKALSLAKGGGGDERHARAEALAYTAGVVLVCVGLGVVLLALRAGGQSAGWAFQLQDPRVIGVLLLLVAAIAFNLAGLFELPTPAFAGRSGAMGSFATGALAAFVATPCSGPFMAGALGAALVLPAAAALAVFAGLGIGIALPFIAIGFIPALRRRLPRPGMWMVRLRHILSVPMFLTALALAWILGQEAGVTGMTLGLAAALIASLGFWWTGLRQHGGKGRAGWPAIAALVLAVAIVVTVKPAAAVAKASADTAFTEARLEDLRKQNRPVFAYFTADWCLSCKVNEAAAIERASVREAFDRNKVAVLVGDWTDGDPVLGRFIERHNRAGVPLYLYYAPGAKEPQVLPQVLTPSMLERLGA